In Astyanax mexicanus isolate ESR-SI-001 chromosome 5, AstMex3_surface, whole genome shotgun sequence, a single window of DNA contains:
- the pfdn5 gene encoding prefoldin subunit 5 encodes MAVNLTELSLSQLEGLKTQLEQETEFLSSSIAQLKVVQTKYVEAKDSLNVLKKSNEGKELLVPLTSSMYVPGTLNDVEHVLVDVGTGYFVEKNVEDSKEFFKRKIDFLTKQIEKVQPALQEKHAMKQAVVEVMNMKLQQLHSQQSSQSGTTKA; translated from the exons ATGGCGGTGAATCTGACTGAGTTATCTCTGTCTCAGCTGGAGGGATTGAAGACTCAGCTCGAACAG GAAACAGAGTTCCTGTCCTCATCCATAGCCCAGTTGAAAGTGGTCCAAACAAAGTATGTAGAAGCTAAGGACAGTCTGAATGTTCTCAAAAAGAGTAATGAAG gAAAAGAATTACTTGTTCCTCTTACCAGCTCT ATGTATGTTCCAGGAACCCTGAATGATGTAGAACATGTATTGGTAGATGTGGGAACTGGTTACTTTGTAGAGAAA AATGTGGAGGACAGTAAAGAATTCTTTAAGCGTAAAATTGACTTCCTAACAAAACAGATTGAGAAGGTTCAGCCTGCTCTTCAGGAAAAACATGCAATGAAGCAAG CTGTGGTTGAAGTCATGAACATGAAGCTACAGCAGCTGCACAGTCAACAGTCGTCACAGTCCGGAACCACCAAGGCctaa